The Coleofasciculus sp. FACHB-1120 DNA segment TCTATTAATGCAGCAGCTTCAATCAACAGACTTCCATTCTTTGGTAATATGAGAAAGCCTTTAATCGCTCCTGCATTCTCAATAGATACTTTCATTAAAGAAGCAAGTAACTTATCCAGCACGATTTCTCCGGAAATCGCCAAAGATGCTTTCATTACGGTGGCTAAATCCAGCACTGAAACTTCACCACTGGTAGTCATTTTTGAAGTGGTGGCAGTATCTTCACTCAAGCTTGTAGCTGTTAATGACCTCTGGGAAATTAAGTAGGGATATTCTGTTTCTAATTTTTGGAATTTTGCTGTTGCTCCCCAGCGAACATAGCCATAATATGCTTCACTAATATGATCTCTAGCGATTTTCTCTCTTCCCAGAGCTAAATAAAATTCAGCCGCCCGTTCATAAGCTAGCGCTTCTTCTTGGATATACCCTTGAATTCTTGCTCCATTTATTGCTCGGTCATAATACTCCATTGCTTTGAGCGTTTGACTGGAGACTCGGTAAATCTCTGCCTGCACTAACTCATATTTATGTTGATAATTTGTAGGGGCATGAGTTGCCCATTGCTGCATTTTTTCCTGATTTTCCGCCACACTAGCCATGTATTCCTGTTGCTGTGTGGCTGTAAGGTTGGGATACTTGGCAAGGAGGGCTAAAGAATAGTAAAAATTATATTCAACAAATACTATCAGAGCTGTGATAGGTTGAGTATACTGTGATGCTAACCTAGCATTTTCTATAGCTTGGTCGTAATCTTTAAACAAATACGCAAGCATAGATTTATAAAAATATACAGCAAAAACAGATTGTAAATTATTAGTTTCAATTAAATAGGGTAGCATTTCTGCTTCATTAAAATATTTACCTGACAAGCGAGATTTTTCAGTTGATTCATCAAGTAGATTTGAAACAACTTGTCCACCTATGCTGGAATAGTAGAACTGAAATTCTTTTTTAAATTTGCCGATCATTTCAATGTATTTAGCTTGTTTATGCGTAACACTTTCTAGATACTCGCCAACGAAAAAGGAATGTTCGCAGTAAAACAGAGCCGAATGACAAGCAAATTCTATATCACCGACTTCCAGCCCGCTTTGAATTGATTGCTGCAATAATTCTATTGTTTCCCTAGTATGCTCTTTCCAATGCAGAATACAAGCACCATAGCTGCTGTAGATTTTCGATTTAATTTCTTTGGCATAGAGCTTATCTAATAGATGAAAAGCTAGTTTGCCAAATTTATATCCGGAATCTATGTCTGCCATTGGCCCACACAGAAGCAAGCCATAAGTGCTATAGGCATAGATAGCTAAGGAGGAATTTCCGTATTGACTACACAGCTTGACCATTGTGTAGACAATTGGTAGCGCGATCGCGCTACTTGAAATAAAAGCAGGCGGAGAAATTGTTATCAAAATCTTCATAGCTGCCATTTTGTAAGGATCGGTCATATCTGGAAGGTTGTAACAGTCCTCAATATTTAGATGGGGTGATGGTTCTTGCTCTAAGGACACTTCCAACATTTCCAAAACTTGTTGACCGAGTTCTATGGCTGCTGACAAATGATTTTGGGCAATGTGATACTGAATTTTTATCTCATAAACTTTGACTTTATCTAATAAAGTTTTTGCATTTTGAAGCGCTACGTCAGCTAATATACTTGATTGTTCAAAGTTGGAGTTGAGGTATTCAGCTTCTGCTGCTGATACATAAAGTTTATTGGTTAGCTCATAACTGCGAATCCAGCTATCTGCTGCTAGAAGTCCCAAACCGATATTGAGATAATTGACTGCGGCTTGATATGCTGTTGCTGTACTAGCTTTCTGACCAGCGATAAGATTAAATTTAGCCAGTTCATCTCTTTGGGACTGGTACGTTAGTAACTCTGTACCAAAATTTAACTGGTTAACTAGAGCGAAAATATTTTCTTCTCTTTCTTCAGGAGAAATATTTTCCAATAGGAGTTGACCAATTTTTAGGTGAGTAGCTTTTTTCTCAAAGTCAGGGATTAAGGAATAGGCTGCTTGCTGTACCCGATCGTGCAAAAACTTGTAACTAACCTTTAAATCATCAAGAACTAAAGCTCCCTGGTGTGATTTATCAAAAAATAGTGGGATTTTGTAAGCATCACTCAAAGGCAAAATTAACCCTGCCTGTAGTGCATCCCACAAATTCGTTGCTGTATCTGATTGAGATTTCTCGTTTACAATTGCCAGAACATCTAAGTTGAACTGGTTGCCAATACAAGCAGCTAGTTTTAAAACTTCTTGTGTTGCTTCAGGCAACTTTTGCATATTTCTAGCAATCAATTCAACAATGTTATAATCTGTAATTCCAACTGTTTGAATTTCTTCTATATCCCACTGCCATCTGCCCTGCCTGAAGTTATAAGTCAGCAGTTTTTCGGTGTATAAAGCTTTCAGCAGTTGGGTCAAGAAAAAAGGATTGCCTTGAGTTTTATTAAAAAGAAGATCGACCAAGGGTTGTATCGATGAATCTACGCTCTCATTCAGAGTGTCTGCAACTAACAAGAGGACGCGATCGCTCTCTAAAGGTCGAAGAGTGATGTTATTCACAACAGAGCCTAAGGCTTGTATTTTCTCAAGTGTCTGAATCAATGGATGCGTTGGGCTGACTTCGTTATCTCGGTAAGCCCCAATTGTTAACAGATATTGGCTATCCGAGTCCGCTACCAACAATTCAATTAACTTCAGCGATGCAGAATCAGCCCACTGTAAGTCATCTAGGAATAAAACTAACGGGTGTTCTTTTTTGCAAAAAACCCGAATAAATTGTTGAAACACCCGATTAAATCGGTTTTGTGCTTCCGATGGCCCTAGTTGTGTTAACTCTGGTTGTTTGCCGACAATGAGTTCTACTTCGGGAATGACATCAATAATAACCTGACCATTTTCCCCTATAGCAGCTTCAAGCTTTTCTTTCCAAACCTCAATCTGTTCTGAACTTTCAGTTAACAGTTGTCGCATCAATTCAGAGAAAGCTTGAATTAGAGCAGCATAAGGAATATTCCGCTTGAACTGGTCAAACTTACCGTTGATAAAATATCCTCGCGCTCCGACAATTGGTTTATGAACTTCATTAACTACACTCGTCTTACCAATTCCTGAGTAACCACTTACCAGCATCATCTCATTTGCTCCAAGGCTGACACGCTCAAAAGCATCCATCAAGGTGGCTACTTCGGTTTCACGTCCGTAGAGTTTTTGAGGGATTAGTAGAAGGCTTGCGCGATCGC contains these protein-coding regions:
- a CDS encoding AAA family ATPase gives rise to the protein MILIPGYEITNKIYEGTRTVVYQGKRHQDKKPLVFKLIKNNYPNPKEIARFKNEYEIIKNLNSNGVIKTLGLEKHENGFVLVLEDFGGQSLDKVIADKPMDFKIVVNIGLRISAILEKLHQHNIIHKDVKPHNIIFNKQTGEVKIIDFSIASRLSLENQTISSPNLIEGTLAYMSPEQTGRMNRSIDYRTDFYSLGVTLYEMLVGKLPFETTDAMELVHCHIAKQPIPPHVLVPETPRPVSDIVMKLLAKTAEDRYQSAAGLKFDLENCLIQLEKTGEIEYFICGQRDRASLLLIPQKLYGRETEVATLMDAFERVSLGANEMMLVSGYSGIGKTSVVNEVHKPIVGARGYFINGKFDQFKRNIPYAALIQAFSELMRQLLTESSEQIEVWKEKLEAAIGENGQVIIDVIPEVELIVGKQPELTQLGPSEAQNRFNRVFQQFIRVFCKKEHPLVLFLDDLQWADSASLKLIELLVADSDSQYLLTIGAYRDNEVSPTHPLIQTLEKIQALGSVVNNITLRPLESDRVLLLVADTLNESVDSSIQPLVDLLFNKTQGNPFFLTQLLKALYTEKLLTYNFRQGRWQWDIEEIQTVGITDYNIVELIARNMQKLPEATQEVLKLAACIGNQFNLDVLAIVNEKSQSDTATNLWDALQAGLILPLSDAYKIPLFFDKSHQGALVLDDLKVSYKFLHDRVQQAAYSLIPDFEKKATHLKIGQLLLENISPEEREENIFALVNQLNFGTELLTYQSQRDELAKFNLIAGQKASTATAYQAAVNYLNIGLGLLAADSWIRSYELTNKLYVSAAEAEYLNSNFEQSSILADVALQNAKTLLDKVKVYEIKIQYHIAQNHLSAAIELGQQVLEMLEVSLEQEPSPHLNIEDCYNLPDMTDPYKMAAMKILITISPPAFISSSAIALPIVYTMVKLCSQYGNSSLAIYAYSTYGLLLCGPMADIDSGYKFGKLAFHLLDKLYAKEIKSKIYSSYGACILHWKEHTRETIELLQQSIQSGLEVGDIEFACHSALFYCEHSFFVGEYLESVTHKQAKYIEMIGKFKKEFQFYYSSIGGQVVSNLLDESTEKSRLSGKYFNEAEMLPYLIETNNLQSVFAVYFYKSMLAYLFKDYDQAIENARLASQYTQPITALIVFVEYNFYYSLALLAKYPNLTATQQQEYMASVAENQEKMQQWATHAPTNYQHKYELVQAEIYRVSSQTLKAMEYYDRAINGARIQGYIQEEALAYERAAEFYLALGREKIARDHISEAYYGYVRWGATAKFQKLETEYPYLISQRSLTATSLSEDTATTSKMTTSGEVSVLDLATVMKASLAISGEIVLDKLLASLMKVSIENAGAIKGFLILPKNGSLLIEAAALIDSPEVIVQQSIPLETSQDLPVTVINYVARARSSVVLQNAAYEGTFTQDIYIKKQQLKSLLCIPIINSGRLIAILYLENNLAVGVFTHNRMEVLKLLSSQAAISLENALLYTNLATANEQLEDYSRTLEQRVQERTRELKQKEARLAEAQRLAHLGSWQFDIETYEINWSDELFRIFGLHPEQPEPTFREHRKLFHPDDVNVWLEAVDLAIERGKAYELELRIFRPDTSIRYIFVKGQPISNASGKVTKLLGTALDITDRKLAELAQQQSEAQLREQAKKLELTLRELQQTQSQLIQTEKMSSLGQMIAGIAHEINNPVNFIYGNIDYANNYIQDLLALIGVYQQEYQNPTPAIQKAMSEIELDFVVEDLQKLFDSMKVGAERIRDIVLSLRNFSRLDQAEMKPVDIHEGIESTLLILQHRLKKDSLHSGIEVIKEYGQLPRIFCYASELNQVFMNLLSNAIDALEEIRNSGEESDKKPTISIYTEMASSNLARIRIADNGSGMTEDVKKKIFDPFFTTKPVGSGTGLGLSISYQIVVDKHNGKLSCVSSSGLGTEFIIEMPISQ